One genomic window of Halorubrum hochsteinianum includes the following:
- a CDS encoding tRNA (cytidine(56)-2'-O)-methyltransferase — protein MNDAREVVVLRYGHRPGRDDRMTTHVGLTARALGADRVIFPDNAGQSAETVRDITDRFGGPFAVELRDDQKAIVRDFDGVVVHLTMYGERVQDVEGEVREAAGLDDATAGGSPPAPRDVLVVVGGEKVPWALYERADFNVGVTNQPHSEVAGLAVFLDRLFDGTELDREWADADRRVVPEATGKTVIDADGEGADGGGADDEGAGGRGDETTDAGN, from the coding sequence ATGAACGACGCGCGCGAGGTCGTCGTCCTCCGGTACGGCCACCGGCCGGGGCGCGACGACCGCATGACGACGCACGTGGGGCTCACGGCGCGGGCGCTCGGCGCGGACCGGGTGATCTTCCCCGACAACGCCGGTCAGTCGGCGGAGACCGTCCGCGACATCACCGACCGGTTCGGCGGCCCCTTCGCCGTCGAACTGCGCGACGACCAGAAGGCGATCGTCCGCGATTTCGACGGGGTCGTCGTTCACCTCACGATGTACGGCGAGCGCGTCCAGGACGTGGAGGGAGAGGTCCGCGAGGCGGCCGGCCTCGACGACGCGACCGCGGGCGGGTCGCCGCCCGCGCCCCGCGACGTCCTCGTCGTCGTCGGCGGCGAGAAGGTGCCGTGGGCGCTGTACGAGCGCGCCGACTTCAACGTGGGCGTGACGAACCAGCCGCACTCCGAGGTCGCCGGGCTCGCGGTGTTCCTCGACCGGTTGTTCGACGGGACCGAACTGGACCGCGAGTGGGCGGACGCCGACCGCCGAGTCGTCCCCGAGGCGACCGGGAAAACCGTCATCGACGCGGACGGTGAGGGCGCGGACGGCGGGGGCGCGGACGATGAGGGCGCTGGCGGCAGGGGCGACGAGACGACGGACGCGGGGAACTGA
- a CDS encoding TRAP transporter permease — protein sequence MSAETASAEPESGLLRGLDVTVTVAALLFWAGVLYWAQTQAISQVRYATAFVGGILTVYALNETRLAISDGDWIDGAVLIPASLALMTASAFFALNFEDVYLQRQGYALEHEYMLARLVVLSLMYLTWREFGNVFLGLIFAVFGYAMFGNLVPGVLGHAGMNQATLLQATVTDLYGFYGSLTQITASWIAPFLLYAGLLFAYGAFELILRVAIVAAKYIESGIAQTAVLSSAVIGSINGSYTANAAMTGSFTIPTMQEAGMEGHRAAGIEAVASTSGQVLPPVMGASAFVMASYLGVPYLDIVVAGLVPAAILVASISIAVHYLAISDASSQDMEFSEFFEETLTNRQKVFEALRFGVPFAILIYLLGVVQYTVMTSALYTVVAMTITGVAMPTAQRGYECVVGLKSWLRDPDDVEVGGPTAGVAGAVAAPFRRVAASLLRFRPLAKFAEEIGNTVHGFRRGAVILAPIAIILVVISGVVNLFSTTGIPAKIALLLINISGGVLLFAVLLGMGVAILMGVGMPTVAAYVIVAILIVPTFVSDFNVAPITAHYTMFYAAILAGITPPVATAAVIAAGIAEANFWRTCGAAIRIAAPLFVLPVAFVYNPGLISMDVGAYTLYVGLLVLFGAVAIIYGLNYPFKMRPGRKIGTRALVAALGLLIMVFPNNGVKIAGIAVFAAVFVAEKVMIRGLTLPFGRGASQ from the coding sequence ATGAGCGCGGAGACGGCCTCGGCGGAACCCGAGTCCGGGCTGCTCCGCGGGCTCGACGTCACCGTCACGGTGGCGGCGCTGCTGTTCTGGGCCGGGGTGCTCTACTGGGCCCAGACGCAGGCGATCTCGCAGGTGCGGTACGCCACCGCGTTCGTCGGCGGCATCCTCACCGTGTACGCGCTCAACGAGACGCGGCTCGCCATCAGCGACGGGGACTGGATCGACGGTGCGGTGCTGATCCCGGCGTCGCTGGCGCTGATGACCGCCTCGGCGTTCTTCGCCCTGAACTTCGAGGACGTGTACCTCCAGCGGCAGGGGTACGCGCTCGAACACGAGTACATGCTGGCGCGGCTCGTCGTCCTCTCGCTGATGTACCTCACGTGGCGCGAGTTCGGCAACGTGTTCCTCGGGCTCATCTTCGCCGTGTTCGGCTACGCGATGTTCGGGAACCTCGTGCCCGGCGTGTTGGGACACGCGGGGATGAACCAGGCGACGCTGCTTCAGGCGACGGTGACCGACCTGTACGGGTTCTACGGGAGCCTGACGCAGATCACGGCCTCGTGGATCGCCCCGTTCCTGCTGTACGCCGGGCTGCTGTTCGCGTACGGCGCGTTCGAACTCATCCTGCGGGTCGCCATCGTGGCCGCGAAGTACATCGAGTCCGGCATCGCGCAGACGGCCGTGCTCTCCTCGGCGGTCATCGGATCGATCAACGGTTCCTACACCGCCAACGCGGCGATGACGGGGTCGTTCACCATCCCGACGATGCAGGAGGCCGGCATGGAGGGCCACCGCGCGGCGGGCATCGAGGCGGTCGCCTCCACCTCCGGGCAGGTGCTCCCACCCGTGATGGGGGCGTCCGCGTTCGTGATGGCGTCGTACCTCGGCGTTCCGTACCTCGACATCGTCGTCGCGGGGCTCGTCCCGGCCGCGATCCTGGTGGCGTCCATCTCCATCGCGGTCCACTACCTCGCCATCTCCGACGCCAGCAGTCAGGACATGGAGTTCTCCGAGTTCTTCGAGGAGACGCTCACGAACCGACAGAAGGTGTTCGAGGCGCTCCGGTTCGGCGTCCCGTTCGCGATACTCATCTACCTGCTCGGCGTCGTCCAGTACACCGTGATGACCTCCGCGCTGTACACGGTCGTCGCGATGACGATCACGGGCGTCGCGATGCCGACCGCCCAGCGCGGCTACGAGTGCGTGGTCGGCCTGAAGTCGTGGCTGCGGGACCCGGACGACGTCGAGGTCGGCGGGCCGACCGCGGGCGTCGCGGGGGCCGTCGCCGCGCCGTTCCGGCGCGTCGCCGCGTCGCTGCTCCGGTTCCGGCCGCTCGCGAAGTTCGCCGAGGAGATCGGGAACACCGTCCACGGGTTCCGCCGCGGCGCGGTCATCCTGGCACCGATCGCGATCATCCTGGTCGTCATCAGCGGCGTCGTGAACCTGTTCAGCACCACGGGGATCCCGGCGAAGATCGCGCTGCTCCTCATCAACATCTCGGGCGGCGTGCTGCTGTTCGCGGTGCTGCTCGGGATGGGCGTCGCCATCCTGATGGGCGTCGGCATGCCGACGGTCGCCGCGTACGTCATCGTGGCCATCCTCATCGTGCCGACCTTCGTCTCCGACTTCAACGTCGCGCCCATCACCGCCCACTACACGATGTTCTACGCGGCCATCCTCGCGGGGATCACGCCGCCGGTAGCGACGGCCGCGGTGATAGCCGCGGGCATCGCGGAGGCGAACTTCTGGCGGACCTGCGGGGCGGCGATCCGGATCGCCGCGCCGCTTTTCGTCCTCCCGGTCGCGTTCGTCTACAACCCCGGGCTGATCTCGATGGACGTCGGGGCGTACACGCTGTACGTCGGGCTGCTCGTGCTGTTCGGCGCGGTGGCGATCATCTACGGGCTGAACTACCCGTTCAAAATGCGTCCCGGGCGCAAGATCGGGACGCGGGCGCTGGTCGCGGCGCTCGGACTCCTCATCATGGTGTTCCCGAACAACGGCGTGAAGATCGCCGGTATCGCGGTCTTCGCGGCCGTCTTCGTGGCCGAGAAGGTGATGATCCGCGGGCTCACGCTTCCGTTCGGGAGGGGGGCGAGCCAATGA
- a CDS encoding AAA domain-containing protein, whose translation MNVRGPIVSVGEARTVSTSYGERDLREVRVRPDRGAGDPVDVTVWGKWTETAEHAETGMELLVTDAEEDEYRGETGYATTDESWVVLEPDFLVDVTGIRSWVQCPRMYYLNKLSGIPLNYPVVKGTIVHEVFGDLLRGVDLEASIADRVDEAGLELGLLGYEREEVEDEVRRNAAAVEGWLAQGTLSDEDTWRSEYTLISPTFGLKGRADALRRGTPVELKTGKNTKREPRFHDKVQAACYALMLDERGVDPDIGTLLYTKNTALDRNEESGDLAPAKEFTVGRGFLEFVVRERNALAAMEWRALNDPGERPTVPTGYEADATCSYCFEQDACMVVSGRLDQESKAGQIGTPVPDAERDYFDRFYVALEEERRETHAEYRKLWEQTPEERAADDRALIGLEPAGQAEIDDARWELRARKPGEAVSKLREGDVALANDGDPVSGHAELGRIVELGGDEVVVEADEPVELRRLDVYPSEISVDRSLTALHDAVLKGSESRKDVLFGRREPAFRDPADRPAGSPGGGDPDAPDAYIGNNDAQNEAVELAVDAEDCALIHGPPGTGKTYTIARTIRALVAEGNRVLLSAFTNRAVDNALEALRDQGFDEVLRVGTETGVRDDMRDVRLVQRGDPNAKAAELRDAPVVAATTAACGSRVMRECEFDVALVDEASQLTEPGTHAAINLADRFVLVGDHEQLPPVVRAENDLSTSLFERLIDAYPEASVMLDRQYRMSQRIQAFASAEFYDGALRPATPEVAGQTLADLGVDAEALAPELTGGVGFVDPDGERDGNRNVREAERVAAVVDAYVAAGVDPDDIGVIAPFRAQVAEIGRRTDVTVDTVDRFQGSSKEVIVVSLVATGDLDGPIFEDHRRVNVALTRAKKQLTIVGDADALGSDPFYARMLEWARR comes from the coding sequence GTGAACGTTCGGGGGCCGATCGTCTCCGTGGGAGAGGCGCGGACGGTGTCGACGTCGTACGGCGAGCGCGACCTCCGCGAGGTGCGGGTCCGGCCCGACCGCGGCGCGGGCGACCCGGTCGACGTGACGGTGTGGGGGAAGTGGACTGAGACGGCCGAACACGCCGAGACCGGGATGGAACTGCTCGTCACGGACGCCGAGGAGGACGAGTACCGCGGCGAGACGGGGTACGCGACGACCGACGAGTCGTGGGTCGTCCTCGAGCCCGACTTCCTCGTCGACGTGACCGGGATCCGGTCGTGGGTGCAGTGCCCGCGGATGTACTACCTGAACAAACTCTCCGGGATCCCGCTCAACTACCCGGTCGTCAAGGGGACCATCGTCCACGAGGTGTTCGGCGACCTGCTGCGCGGGGTTGACCTGGAGGCGTCCATCGCCGACCGCGTCGACGAGGCCGGGCTGGAACTCGGCCTGCTCGGGTACGAGCGCGAGGAGGTCGAAGACGAGGTCCGCCGCAACGCCGCCGCCGTCGAGGGGTGGCTCGCGCAGGGGACGCTCTCCGACGAGGACACGTGGCGCTCGGAGTACACCCTCATCTCGCCCACGTTCGGCCTGAAGGGCCGGGCGGACGCCTTACGGCGCGGCACCCCCGTCGAACTGAAGACGGGGAAGAACACGAAGCGCGAGCCGCGGTTCCACGACAAGGTACAGGCCGCCTGCTACGCCCTAATGTTAGACGAGCGCGGCGTCGACCCGGACATCGGGACGCTGCTGTACACGAAGAACACCGCCTTAGACCGCAACGAGGAGTCGGGCGACCTCGCGCCCGCCAAGGAGTTCACCGTCGGCCGCGGGTTCCTGGAGTTCGTCGTCCGCGAGCGCAACGCCCTCGCGGCGATGGAGTGGCGCGCGCTCAACGACCCGGGCGAGCGCCCCACGGTGCCGACGGGATACGAGGCGGACGCGACCTGTAGCTACTGCTTCGAGCAGGACGCCTGTATGGTCGTCTCGGGCCGGCTCGATCAGGAGTCGAAGGCGGGGCAGATCGGGACGCCGGTCCCGGACGCGGAGCGCGACTACTTCGACCGCTTCTACGTCGCCTTGGAGGAGGAGCGCCGCGAGACCCACGCGGAGTACCGGAAGCTGTGGGAGCAGACGCCCGAGGAGCGCGCCGCGGACGACCGCGCGCTGATCGGCTTGGAGCCGGCCGGACAGGCGGAGATCGACGACGCCCGGTGGGAGCTGCGCGCCCGCAAGCCGGGCGAGGCCGTCTCGAAGCTCCGCGAGGGCGACGTGGCGCTCGCGAACGACGGCGACCCCGTCTCGGGGCACGCCGAACTCGGCCGGATCGTCGAACTCGGGGGCGACGAGGTCGTCGTCGAGGCCGACGAGCCGGTCGAACTGCGCCGCCTCGACGTGTACCCCTCCGAGATCTCCGTCGACCGCTCGCTCACCGCGCTCCACGACGCGGTGCTGAAGGGGAGCGAGTCGCGGAAGGACGTGCTGTTCGGCCGGCGGGAGCCCGCCTTTCGAGACCCCGCGGACCGCCCGGCCGGGAGTCCCGGAGGCGGCGACCCGGACGCCCCCGACGCCTACATCGGCAACAACGACGCCCAGAACGAGGCGGTCGAACTCGCGGTCGACGCCGAGGACTGCGCGCTGATCCACGGGCCGCCCGGCACCGGGAAGACGTACACCATCGCGCGGACGATCCGCGCGCTGGTCGCGGAGGGGAACCGGGTGCTGCTGTCGGCGTTCACGAACCGCGCGGTCGACAACGCCCTCGAAGCCCTGCGCGATCAGGGGTTCGACGAGGTGCTTCGCGTGGGAACCGAGACCGGCGTCCGCGACGACATGCGCGACGTGCGGCTCGTCCAGCGCGGCGACCCGAACGCGAAGGCGGCGGAGCTGCGCGACGCGCCGGTCGTCGCCGCCACCACCGCGGCCTGCGGCTCCCGCGTCATGCGCGAGTGCGAGTTCGACGTGGCCCTCGTCGACGAGGCCTCGCAGCTCACGGAGCCGGGCACGCACGCCGCGATCAACCTCGCGGACCGGTTCGTCCTCGTCGGCGACCACGAGCAGCTCCCGCCCGTCGTCCGCGCCGAGAACGACCTGAGCACCTCGCTGTTCGAGCGGCTCATCGACGCGTACCCGGAAGCGAGCGTCATGCTCGACCGCCAGTACCGGATGAGCCAGCGCATTCAGGCGTTCGCCTCCGCGGAGTTCTACGACGGCGCTCTCCGGCCCGCGACGCCGGAGGTGGCCGGGCAGACGCTCGCGGACCTCGGCGTCGACGCCGAGGCGCTCGCGCCCGAACTGACCGGCGGGGTGGGGTTCGTCGACCCCGACGGCGAGCGCGACGGGAACCGGAACGTCCGGGAGGCCGAGCGCGTCGCCGCGGTCGTCGACGCCTACGTCGCGGCCGGCGTCGACCCGGACGACATCGGCGTGATCGCGCCGTTCCGCGCGCAGGTCGCGGAGATCGGCCGCCGGACCGACGTGACCGTCGACACCGTCGACCGCTTCCAGGGCTCCTCGAAGGAGGTGATCGTCGTCTCCCTCGTCGCGACCGGCGACCTCGACGGTCCGATCTTCGAGGACCACCGCCGGGTGAACGTGGCGCTCACCCGGGCGAAAAAGCAGCTGACGATCGTCGGCGACGCCGACGCGCTCGGCTCCGACCCGTTCTACGCGCGCATGCTGGAGTGGGCGCGGCGGTGA
- a CDS encoding DUF47 domain-containing protein, translated as MSTEADFGERLEAQTAAYLDRIDDCVALLPRVLDEYAADGPYRDTVDEIAAVESECDDLVRDLRTLITDAGPDDIGLLNTRINFNESALLDFYNELDVVANHTERIAQEVAMMRPDPGVDAFDDMREMAARIAEMVAVLDDVVEGFVRGLARADATETLTEGIEAIRELESECDDLRNDAIATAFADEAVDQPLVYRELAILLDELANAAEDLTDRIVVIASKEPGIVAESASDADEN; from the coding sequence ATGTCAACCGAGGCCGACTTCGGGGAGCGGCTAGAGGCGCAGACCGCGGCGTACCTCGACCGGATCGACGACTGCGTCGCCCTCTTACCGCGGGTCCTCGACGAGTACGCGGCGGACGGGCCGTACCGCGACACGGTCGACGAGATAGCCGCCGTCGAGAGCGAGTGCGACGACCTCGTCCGCGACCTCAGGACGCTCATCACGGACGCGGGGCCGGACGACATCGGACTGTTGAACACCCGGATCAACTTCAACGAGTCCGCCCTGCTCGACTTCTACAACGAGTTGGACGTGGTCGCGAACCACACCGAACGGATCGCTCAGGAGGTGGCGATGATGCGCCCCGACCCGGGCGTCGACGCCTTCGACGACATGCGCGAGATGGCCGCCCGGATCGCCGAGATGGTCGCGGTCCTCGACGACGTGGTCGAGGGGTTCGTCAGGGGGTTGGCGCGCGCCGACGCCACGGAGACGCTGACCGAGGGGATCGAGGCGATCCGCGAGTTGGAGAGCGAGTGCGACGACCTCCGCAACGACGCGATAGCGACCGCGTTCGCCGACGAGGCGGTCGACCAGCCCCTCGTCTACCGGGAGCTGGCGATCCTGCTGGACGAGCTCGCCAACGCGGCCGAGGACCTCACCGACCGGATCGTCGTGATCGCGAGCAAGGAACCGGGCATCGTGGCCGAGTCGGCGTCCGACGCGGACGAGAACTAA
- a CDS encoding ATPase domain-containing protein — translation MTQSSPTRLSTGISGLDEVLSGGLIRERSYMIRGQAGSGKTILSLHFLAAGAERGETALFINLEEDVGDLKANAEALGFDTDAIEFLDLSPGADVFTDDRSYEVFAPEEVEREPITERIVEGVTAVDPDRVVVDPLTQLRFLMSDDYQFRKQVVGFMRFLKDRDATVLFTVQDTEALPTDDLEFVTDGTIRLDRAGYGKTIAVPKFRGSSTRSGEHAYRVTDAGVEVYPALQPGEHEAEFDFEQISSGVPEVDALLNGGIERGTVSIVSGPTGVGKTTLSTQFMREAAEHGERSVIYLFEESEETFLSRSRAIGVPVDEMIEQGTLQVTEVEALERSPQEFARMVREEVESRDAKIVMVDGIAGYRLTLRGTDGTMLQQMHALGRYLKNMGVTTILVDETRNITGEFRATMENISYLADNIIFLRHLELDGELRKAIGVLKKRTSDFERTIREFRITDRGIEVGEPMSELRGILSGTPEAVDGSRGSPRRDDDER, via the coding sequence ATGACTCAGTCGTCACCCACTCGGCTCTCGACCGGTATCTCCGGCCTCGACGAGGTCCTGTCCGGGGGACTCATCCGAGAGCGAAGTTACATGATCCGCGGACAGGCGGGGAGCGGGAAGACGATCCTCAGCCTCCACTTCCTCGCCGCCGGGGCCGAGCGCGGCGAGACCGCCCTGTTCATCAACCTCGAAGAGGACGTGGGCGACCTGAAGGCGAACGCCGAGGCGCTCGGGTTCGACACCGACGCGATCGAGTTCCTCGATCTGAGTCCCGGCGCGGACGTGTTCACCGACGACCGGTCCTACGAGGTGTTCGCGCCCGAGGAGGTCGAACGGGAGCCGATCACGGAGCGGATCGTCGAGGGCGTGACCGCGGTCGACCCCGACCGCGTCGTCGTCGACCCGCTGACGCAGCTCCGGTTTCTCATGTCCGACGACTACCAGTTCCGCAAGCAGGTCGTCGGCTTCATGCGCTTCCTGAAAGACCGGGACGCGACGGTGCTGTTCACGGTCCAGGACACCGAGGCGCTGCCGACGGACGACCTCGAGTTCGTCACTGACGGTACGATCCGACTGGACAGGGCGGGGTACGGCAAGACGATCGCCGTTCCGAAGTTCCGCGGATCGTCGACCCGGAGCGGGGAACACGCCTATCGGGTCACCGACGCGGGCGTCGAGGTCTACCCCGCCTTACAGCCCGGCGAACACGAGGCCGAGTTCGACTTCGAGCAGATCTCCTCGGGCGTCCCCGAGGTCGACGCGCTGCTCAACGGCGGGATCGAACGCGGCACCGTCAGCATCGTGAGCGGGCCGACGGGCGTCGGCAAGACCACTCTCTCCACGCAGTTCATGCGGGAGGCCGCCGAACACGGCGAGCGCTCCGTCATCTACCTGTTCGAAGAGAGCGAGGAGACGTTCCTCAGCCGGTCGCGGGCGATCGGCGTCCCGGTCGACGAGATGATCGAACAGGGGACCCTGCAGGTGACGGAGGTGGAGGCGTTGGAGCGGTCGCCACAGGAGTTCGCGCGGATGGTCCGGGAGGAGGTCGAATCGCGGGACGCGAAGATCGTGATGGTCGACGGCATCGCCGGGTACCGGCTGACGCTCCGCGGCACCGACGGAACGATGCTCCAGCAGATGCACGCGCTGGGCCGGTACCTCAAGAACATGGGGGTGACGACGATCCTCGTCGACGAGACGCGCAACATCACGGGGGAGTTCCGGGCGACGATGGAGAACATCAGCTACCTCGCGGACAACATCATCTTCCTGCGCCACCTCGAACTGGACGGCGAACTCCGGAAGGCGATCGGCGTGTTGAAAAAGCGGACGAGCGACTTCGAGCGGACGATCCGCGAGTTTCGGATCACCGACCGGGGGATCGAGGTCGGCGAGCCGATGTCCGAGCTACGGGGCATCCTGAGCGGGACGCCGGAGGCGGTCGACGGCAGTCGAGGGTCGCCGCGACGCGACGACGACGAGCGCTGA
- a CDS encoding phosphoribosylaminoimidazolesuccinocarboxamide synthase — translation MTSVKEFRVDEPATADGLGRGRFVFTDAYSVFDWGQMPDAVPNKGASLCAMGAFNFELLEREGIPTHYRGVTDPGAGESAGGDDGSDAPAAVPLDEASAPPTEMAIDLTQVPDLPYDGPHAGYDYDAFHAAGGEHYLVPLEVVFRNRVPVGSSLRRRATPAEFGLGDRAGLDPDEWPDGPVDLPEPVVEFSTKYEQQDRYLTRAEADEIAGAADVDALESLARDVNRVVTERADAAGFVHEDGKIECLYADGELRVADVVGTFDENRFSYGGRGVSKEVVRQWYKANDPDWVAAVKEAKAAVADRDIDDWRELCEPDPVSLPPEVVDAVSDLYAAGTNAYTERDWFDAPDIEAALDAVDDL, via the coding sequence ATGACGAGCGTCAAGGAGTTCCGCGTCGACGAGCCGGCGACCGCCGACGGACTCGGCCGGGGGCGGTTCGTCTTCACGGACGCCTACTCCGTGTTCGACTGGGGGCAGATGCCCGACGCGGTCCCGAACAAGGGCGCGAGCCTCTGCGCGATGGGCGCGTTCAACTTCGAACTGCTGGAACGCGAGGGGATCCCGACCCACTACCGGGGGGTCACCGATCCCGGCGCGGGGGAGAGCGCCGGCGGCGACGACGGGAGCGACGCGCCGGCGGCCGTCCCGCTCGACGAGGCGAGCGCCCCGCCGACCGAGATGGCCATCGACCTGACGCAGGTGCCGGACCTGCCGTACGACGGGCCCCACGCGGGCTACGACTACGACGCCTTCCACGCCGCGGGCGGCGAGCACTACCTCGTCCCGCTGGAGGTCGTCTTCCGCAACCGGGTCCCGGTCGGCTCCAGTCTGCGGCGTCGCGCGACTCCGGCGGAGTTCGGGCTCGGCGACCGCGCCGGCCTCGACCCCGACGAGTGGCCCGACGGGCCGGTCGACCTCCCCGAGCCGGTCGTGGAGTTCTCGACGAAGTACGAACAGCAGGACCGGTACCTCACGCGGGCGGAGGCCGACGAGATAGCGGGCGCGGCCGACGTCGACGCGCTGGAGTCGCTCGCTCGCGACGTGAACCGCGTCGTCACCGAGCGCGCCGACGCGGCGGGGTTCGTCCACGAGGACGGGAAGATCGAGTGCCTCTACGCCGACGGCGAGCTCCGCGTCGCCGACGTGGTCGGCACCTTCGACGAGAACCGGTTCTCCTACGGCGGCCGCGGCGTCTCGAAGGAGGTCGTCCGCCAGTGGTACAAGGCGAACGACCCCGACTGGGTCGCGGCCGTGAAGGAGGCGAAGGCGGCGGTCGCGGACCGCGACATCGACGACTGGCGCGAGCTCTGCGAGCCGGACCCCGTCTCCCTCCCGCCCGAAGTCGTCGACGCGGTCTCGGACCTGTACGCGGCCGGGACGAACGCCTACACCGAGCGCGACTGGTTCGACGCCCCCGATATCGAGGCGGCGCTCGACGCGGTCGACGACCTGTAG
- a CDS encoding PAS domain-containing protein: protein MGSNSDDIFGGAQSTAPPEPNDGVRVLLLVHRRRDRELLVDALSDRYAVDTATEAAAIDEAFDCCVLDEAGFERVRERIEPRRERADPAFLPFALLASGDTRSAAKERAWDRVDDVIELPTSRRGLVSRVENLVERRSTSVRLSETVDELRLKERAMDESPVGITLAEATDGDDNPLVYLNGGFEETTGHGEEKLGEDCRFLQREDTSAEPRAAIREAIAEERPVSVDILNYRANGQKFWNQVTISPIRDDGGEVAHYVGFQTDITDRKIRERRLEVMTRVLKHNLRNKMNLIEGYADLLRGEIGDESQRESLEVISETAEDLMGIAAAVRKINETLDGTELDAPIDLAERLVDLRDRTKRRYSDATVTLSLPDGDPIHVTVVGLTVAIEEAVENAVKHNDAANPSVHVRVERRSDGWIAVEVADDGPGIPDHEMRVLEVGETSLTHADRLGIWLMYWVVGRAGGEFDVDTGDDGTTVRLEVPAYP, encoded by the coding sequence ATGGGCTCGAATTCGGATGACATCTTCGGAGGGGCGCAGTCCACAGCGCCGCCCGAGCCCAACGACGGCGTTCGCGTGCTGCTGTTGGTACACCGACGGCGCGACCGCGAGCTGCTCGTCGACGCCCTGAGCGACCGGTACGCGGTCGACACGGCCACCGAGGCGGCGGCGATCGACGAGGCGTTCGACTGCTGCGTCCTCGACGAGGCGGGGTTCGAGCGCGTCCGCGAGCGCATCGAGCCGCGGCGGGAGCGCGCGGACCCGGCCTTCCTCCCGTTCGCGCTGCTGGCGAGCGGGGACACGCGATCGGCGGCGAAGGAGCGCGCGTGGGACCGCGTCGACGACGTGATCGAACTGCCGACGAGCCGCCGGGGGCTCGTCTCGCGGGTCGAGAACTTAGTCGAACGCCGGTCGACATCGGTCCGGCTCTCCGAGACCGTCGACGAACTCCGGCTCAAGGAGCGGGCGATGGACGAGTCGCCGGTCGGTATCACCCTCGCGGAGGCGACCGACGGCGACGACAACCCGCTCGTCTACCTCAACGGCGGGTTCGAGGAGACAACCGGCCACGGCGAGGAGAAGCTCGGCGAGGACTGCCGGTTCCTTCAACGGGAAGACACGAGTGCGGAGCCGCGGGCGGCGATCCGCGAGGCGATAGCCGAGGAGCGCCCGGTGTCCGTCGACATTCTCAACTACCGGGCGAACGGCCAGAAGTTCTGGAATCAGGTGACGATATCGCCGATCCGCGACGACGGGGGAGAGGTCGCCCACTACGTCGGCTTCCAGACCGACATCACCGACCGGAAGATCCGGGAGCGCCGCCTGGAGGTGATGACGCGGGTGCTCAAACACAACCTGCGGAACAAGATGAACCTGATCGAGGGGTACGCGGACCTCCTGCGCGGCGAGATCGGCGACGAGTCCCAGCGGGAGTCGCTGGAAGTGATCTCGGAGACGGCCGAGGACCTGATGGGGATCGCGGCCGCGGTCCGCAAGATCAACGAGACGCTCGACGGGACCGAACTGGACGCTCCGATCGACCTCGCCGAGCGGCTGGTTGACCTGCGGGACCGGACGAAGCGCCGCTACTCGGACGCGACGGTGACGCTGTCGCTGCCGGACGGCGACCCGATCCACGTGACGGTCGTCGGCCTGACGGTGGCGATCGAGGAGGCGGTCGAGAACGCGGTGAAACACAACGACGCGGCGAACCCCTCCGTTCACGTGCGCGTCGAACGGCGCTCCGACGGCTGGATCGCCGTCGAGGTCGCGGACGACGGCCCGGGGATCCCGGACCACGAGATGCGGGTGCTGGAGGTTGGCGAGACGTCGCTGACCCACGCCGACCGGCTCGGCATCTGGCTCATGTACTGGGTCGTCGGACGGGCGGGCGGCGAGTTCGACGTCGACACGGGCGACGACGGGACGACCGTTCGGCTGGAGGTCCCGGCATACCCCTGA